AATCAAACAGGAATTATTTTGGAAGTATTATAAAGACACAGAGCTTTCCACAGAGATCTTCTTGAGTACGTTATTggtaatagaaaaactagaaacaaGGTTGGCACCTGGAGCTTAGCAGctaggccaccagccacatacaacagagctggcaggttcaaacccaggccaggcctgccaaataacaatgataattacaacaaaaaaatagccgagagttgtggcaggtgcctggagtcccagctacttgggaggccgaggcaagagaattgcttaagcccaagagtttgaggttgctatgagctgtgacaccacagcactctaccgagggtgacataagaTTATCTCAAAAGaaactagaaacaacctaaaATTACAGACTAAGAGACTGAGTAAACTGGTATATTTaacaatagaatattataaaatcattaaagctgatataaaagtatatttaatgttgaatgaaaaaacAGGATGATTACACTTTGGGGGgagaaaaatgtgaatatatatgCCTGTAtatgaacagaaataaaatagGTATACTCTAAAATGTTAATCATGATTAACTCTAGGTGGTGGAATTATGGATGCTTTTATTCTTGCTTATTTgtattctcttcatttttctcaacAAACATGTATTGTGAATTCAGAATAATATGTTTGGCTTTGATATATATTTGAAGCAGATTTATTGTTTGAAAATGTGTATTCCATTCAattgaaattatttgaaatttgtcttcctttatttccttcaaatATTCTATTGTCGAGTTGCCCAAGACTAATGGTAAAGCTAAAAGGCAaaaaaggcacagtggctcaacgcctgaaatcctagcactctgggaggcccaggtggattgctttagttcaggaatttgagactagcctgaacaagaacaagacctggtctcttaaaaatagcagggcgttgtggcaataggaagctgaggcaatagtgtctcttgagcccaagagtttgaggttgctatgagctatgacaccatggcactctacttaggcaagaaagtgagactgtctcaaaaaaagcaaaaaacaaaagagcaacTCAACTCGATAACTTACAGAATTAGATATTTGGATCAAATAACCAGTAATTGATAGCTAGAAAATAGagtttaacttttcctttttcaatGAATTAATTTGTttgtcttccatttttaaaagcatgCTGATCCCATTTTCAGTGAAGAATTGCTTCCAGTTACTTTGTAACTCCAAAGTCCCAGCTGCTGGTGttaaaaacacagtaaaaagTGGGCTCATTTTACAGTCGACTTCCAATGATGTTTATCAAAATCTGGCTATAGAAGACTGGATCCATGACCATATGAATCTAGAAGGcaaaacaattcttttcttttggagaaatTCTCCCTCTGTTGTAATTGGTAGGCATCAGAATCCTTGGCAGGAATGTAACCTGAATCTAATGAGAGAAAAAGGTATAAAACTGGCTCGGAGAAGAAGTGGAGGAGGAACAGTCTACCATGATATGGGTAATATCAACTTGACTTTCTTTACAGCCAAAAACAAGTATGATAGaatgaaaaatctgaaattaaTTTTGAGAGCTCTGAATGCTGTCCAACCCCAGCTGGATGTACAAGCTACCAAAAGATTTGACCTTTTACTTGATGGACAGTTTAAAATCTCAGGAACAGCTTCTAAGATCGGCAGGACTTCTGCTTATCACCATTGCACTTTATTATGTAGTACTGATGAGACCTCCTTGTCTTGTTTGCTAAGGAGTCCTTACCAAGGGATCAAGAGCAACGCCACTGCCAGCATACCTTCCTTAGTAAAA
The sequence above is a segment of the Nycticebus coucang isolate mNycCou1 chromosome 4, mNycCou1.pri, whole genome shotgun sequence genome. Coding sequences within it:
- the LIPT1 gene encoding lipoyltransferase 1, mitochondrial, which gives rise to MLIPFSVKNCFQLLCNSKVPAAGVKNTVKSGLILQSTSNDVYQNLAIEDWIHDHMNLEGKTILFFWRNSPSVVIGRHQNPWQECNLNLMREKGIKLARRRSGGGTVYHDMGNINLTFFTAKNKYDRMKNLKLILRALNAVQPQLDVQATKRFDLLLDGQFKISGTASKIGRTSAYHHCTLLCSTDETSLSCLLRSPYQGIKSNATASIPSLVKNLVEKDPTLTCEVLMNAIATEYAAYHQTDNHINLINPTDETLFPGIHSKAKELQTWEWIYGKTPKFSINTYFNVLHEQLDLEIKVFIDIKNGRIEICNIEAPDHWLPLQICDRLSSGLIGSKFCPTEATMLTNKLLRTCPQDYEIHSKWNILCEKIKAIM